The following proteins come from a genomic window of Companilactobacillus pabuli:
- a CDS encoding LysR family transcriptional regulator, with product MLDRRYQTLITLAKYQSFTKTAQKLYITQPAVSQQIASLEEELDFALVIRDHGKIHLTPAGQKLAQFATQIEFEGTKVIDSLHNNVEHLKMGCTLSLSSTILPKFVQQLSTRTNIVTTKINNTQHILQNIRDGKVDFGLIEGNFNKKEFDAFLLQKEHFIGVGHNKYRCDSIEDLFNQPLLLREKGSGSREIFENWLATQNYNINDFKNTIEIASPSAIIEYLKQNDGISFMYESLVIDELKSEQLKKLDLTGFHVEHPINLVFLKNSYFKNIYQEIAESV from the coding sequence ATGCTAGATAGACGCTATCAAACACTCATCACTTTGGCCAAATATCAGTCATTCACTAAAACTGCTCAAAAGCTCTACATCACCCAACCGGCAGTATCCCAACAAATTGCTTCATTGGAAGAAGAATTAGACTTTGCCCTAGTAATTAGAGATCACGGCAAAATTCACCTGACCCCAGCTGGCCAAAAATTAGCACAGTTCGCTACTCAAATTGAATTCGAAGGAACTAAAGTAATCGACAGTCTGCATAATAACGTAGAACATCTGAAAATGGGTTGTACTTTATCTCTCAGTTCCACTATCCTACCCAAGTTTGTTCAACAACTATCTACTAGAACTAATATTGTCACAACAAAAATTAACAATACCCAACATATCTTGCAAAATATTCGTGATGGAAAAGTCGACTTCGGCTTAATCGAAGGTAATTTCAATAAGAAAGAATTCGATGCCTTCCTATTGCAAAAAGAACATTTCATTGGTGTTGGTCATAATAAATATCGGTGTGATTCAATCGAAGACTTATTTAACCAGCCACTATTACTACGAGAAAAGGGTTCTGGTAGTCGAGAAATCTTTGAAAACTGGTTAGCAACCCAAAACTACAATATTAATGATTTTAAAAACACTATCGAAATAGCTAGTCCTTCTGCCATTATCGAATACCTCAAACAAAACGATGGCATTAGTTTTATGTATGAATCTTTAGTAATAGATGAATTAAAATCCGAACAATTAAAAAAACTAGATTTAACAGGATTTCACGTGGAACATCCCATCAATCTAGTTTTTCTCAAAAATTCTTATTTCAAAAACATCTACCAAGAAATTGCTGAATCAGTTTAG